Proteins from a single region of Massilibacterium senegalense:
- a CDS encoding aminotransferase class I/II-fold pyridoxal phosphate-dependent enzyme, which produces MRIESVLAQIGSTIDKRTGAISYPIYNSTAYRHPALGESTGFDYARTKNPTRSVLEEAIKQLEKGDAGFACSTGMAAIQLVFSLFSQGDHLILSVDLYGGTYRIMEQVMSRFGITATYVDTNDIEALERAQTGQTKAIFIETPTNPLMMITDLEKVSSWAKQRQLLTIVDNTLLTSFFQRPIEHGIDIVVHSATKYLGGHNDVLAGLIVTKGKELSEKMEFLQNTIGCVLGAQDAWLLMRGMKTLALRMERHEENATKLAKYLKVHPLVKNVYYPAIETHPRYHTHHKQSSGNTGIFSFEVVDVALVEPILRHVQLISFAESLGGVETLLTYPAIQTHADIPEEIRQEVGVSDTLLRISVGIEHIDDLIQDLDQALKEAEFEWKVKVTINEK; this is translated from the coding sequence ATGAGAATAGAAAGTGTGTTAGCGCAAATTGGTTCAACGATTGATAAACGTACAGGGGCAATTAGTTATCCTATTTATAATTCCACTGCATATAGACATCCCGCTTTAGGCGAAAGTACTGGATTTGATTATGCTCGTACAAAAAATCCAACGCGCTCTGTATTAGAAGAGGCGATTAAACAATTAGAAAAAGGAGATGCAGGTTTTGCCTGTAGTACCGGTATGGCAGCTATTCAACTTGTATTCTCTCTTTTTAGTCAAGGAGATCATTTAATTCTATCAGTTGATTTATATGGCGGCACATACCGGATTATGGAACAGGTAATGTCCCGTTTTGGAATTACTGCGACATATGTAGATACGAATGATATAGAAGCATTAGAACGAGCACAAACAGGACAGACAAAAGCTATTTTTATCGAAACGCCAACCAATCCACTTATGATGATTACGGATTTGGAAAAGGTGAGCAGTTGGGCGAAACAGCGTCAACTTCTTACAATTGTAGATAATACGTTGCTAACATCATTTTTCCAGCGACCGATAGAACATGGTATTGATATTGTGGTCCATAGTGCCACAAAATATTTAGGTGGTCATAATGACGTATTAGCAGGCTTAATTGTAACAAAAGGAAAAGAACTTTCAGAAAAAATGGAATTTTTACAAAATACAATTGGCTGCGTGTTAGGTGCGCAAGATGCTTGGTTATTGATGAGAGGGATGAAAACTTTAGCATTACGGATGGAACGACATGAAGAAAATGCTACAAAACTAGCGAAATATTTAAAGGTACATCCTTTAGTGAAAAACGTTTATTATCCTGCAATCGAAACACACCCAAGGTATCATACTCATCATAAACAATCTTCTGGAAATACAGGGATCTTTTCATTTGAAGTAGTGGATGTAGCATTAGTTGAACCAATTTTACGACATGTTCAATTGATTTCTTTTGCAGAAAGCCTAGGTGGAGTAGAGACGTTATTAACGTATCCTGCGATTCAAACGCATGCCGATATTCCAGAGGAAATTAGACAGGAAGTTGGTGTTAGTGATACGTTATTACGTATTTCTGTCGGAATTGAACATATAGATGATTTAATTCAAGATTTGGACCAAGCGTTAAAAGAGGCAGAATTTGAATGGAAAGTGAAGGTAACGATAAATGAAAAATAA